The Capsicum annuum cultivar UCD-10X-F1 chromosome 1, UCD10Xv1.1, whole genome shotgun sequence sequence ctctctgtagaatttgcctttaagcttaaggggcaccttcttatcacacaacactctcgaggcaagcctccacttcatccaacccgctccaatacgtttagagacatcctcatcaatctcgccattcccctggatcatagacccTATTTAAGAATTTTGTAGTTACTTTGTAAGAAtggagatttgtgtaaatatgataagttaatgtgtgtgtttatattatttttccttgAATTATTCTCCAAATTAGGTGATCCAATAGTTCTTCCAGTGTTGGGGATGGTGGGGAAGAGTCAACTAACTATAACATATATGCGATGACATATAATTACTTGAAAACCAAATTCAATTCTGTAATCGTTtgacattaatataattttttcaaggAAAAAGGTTGAATTATTCCATTACTTATGCATCTACAtgtaaaaaccaagaaaaagaatgaaatagtTTGGTGGTCAatgaatttcatataaatataagataatagaaattaaaacGTTAATGTTGTGTACATGGCTAGTCATGTCTAGGCAAAGAATTCCATGTTTAAATGATAAGGACTTTGAGACAAAGCAAATAGATAACCTAATCATAATGCAACAACATGGAAGATTTGAGAATTCACGTCACTTGCATGTTTGCACAACTATTTGGTACGTTGACAAAAGAATGTCAACACTATAAACAACGACTTGCTGGCCGCATATATAATAATGTCAATGCGTTGTTCTTTTCAGATTAAAATTCTCCCTCCTCCCCTCCACCCTGACTCAAATTATATACCATTGATAGCAATgttgctttttatttttgttcttagtaTAAtgttacaaattagtatatacaCACTTATTCTATATATGCTTATTCATGAGGAACTGAAATGAAGAAATATTTTGTGGTAATGATACTTTGGATTCACTTATTCTATGTACTTTGGATTCACTAATAAGAAAACGTTGTTAATTTGGGCAGAGATATATATAGGTAATAGCAGTGGTAGAGTCAGAATTTTCACTGAGGGGGGTCAAAAGTAAACATAGGACTAGTCggagggggttcaacatctactacatatacataaaaatatttttgaccatgtaaaaatagtgtaattttctgacgaaggaggttcggatgaacccctgaaTTCAAACGTGGCTCCGCCACTACTAATAGGTCTGAAGAAGGTACATTATAAACAAGAAAAAAGGGTCCATTTTGTTTGGTGTTTCACACAAAGAAGAGAGACTAGTAGATGATGAAAATGTAACAACAATCTTTGTTTTGTTCCATTTCTTGTGGGGGGTGGGGGGACGAGGGTCCATGAACAAATTATTGAAAAGTAAATAGAGATGACcaaacttttagaactaaatgggGCATACTGTTATTACTATCTCACCATTTATAACCTGAGAATTGATActttattttactgctaattaaGTGGTATGACAAATCAACTACCGTTGTACAACTAAAATAAATGTAGATAGTGAACGTTACTGCAAATATAATTCGTTATTCGTACCATGTATATTGTACCATCTGTTTGAATTATGTGTACCTTACTGGTCACattacccttaaaatcaattataaTAGCTGAAATTCGAAATTAATGAGTTGTTTTAGTTCTTTGGAGTAAGGCTTGGACTTGTGACCCAAGTCACATTATAATTTCCAAAGTTAAACTTGTCCTCTTAAATTTAGCTAAATGTTGGTAGTTTTgaaaattattagtattaattaGCTCAATTTGTTCAAGATATTCAGTCCTTTTTGGTACAGAAGCTCTAGATGTTGTAATTTAATTTGTATTAGTGACTTATTCAGAATTTCTCGAAGTAAAAGTCTACAAAGATTAAAAAGGcaataaaataagttaatttaacatatttataatattatggaAGGTAAATCATATacctaaaataaaaacaaaaactgcATTAATCGGTTTATGATAAATTAAGAAGATCAAAGAAAGAAATCTTCGTAGATTCCAAACCCAATTACTTTAGATGTACAAAGATACCCACATCTCCACTAAAATTTACAAGAAAATCATCGGAACCATGTGTTATTTGCTTGGTGTTTTGGTTAACTAACTAGTCGATACATACATATGAAAGTTTGACCTTATctaattgatattattattagtatGAATTTAGAAGATCCAATACCCATTGAACAAGTTAAGTTCCAACCAAGTTGAAATATTAATGAGAACGATTTTGTTTTCCCACtaaatcatattcatattaaatctaataaaaccccaactaactcatcaCTAGCTAATTCATTCAATCCCAACAATCACTCCAAAAATGGtgcaattttgactttttaaaatctTCGTAAAATGTAAATTGTAGTAAAGAATAGAATCATTACCATTCATTAATATTCTTTACCTAGATTAAAACGAAaatgtaaaagaaagaaaattttaaaaaatgggttAAATTGTTTCTACTATCTACACTAAGAAAGGTGAAACGCGTGTAACAGAATCTTGTTCGTCCGATCCTTCCTCAAACTCCACAATCCATGCAGAAGAAAGTTTTAGTATACTGGactttctttactcttttctagTTGTTTCTAAAATCCAATCACAAAAATAGTGAGAAATTGGTTTTTTATCCGGAGAATATACTGAAAGACGAATTTACCCCTGTAGTTCAACGAATATACAAATTCATACCCCTGAGAGCCATCGAAACAATTCGCTAATCTCCTCCCCAATCCGGCCAGCTTCCAAATCGTCAATGGGAACGACGGCCTCGCTCCGCCGGCTACTTCCGTTGAAGAACCTACCGGAACTCCGAAGTGACATTGATCGGGACGATATAGAAAGTGAAGCAATTCTATCAACGTAATCCCTAAGCCAACTCCGTCCACCACCGGAAACATCCGAAGCGATGCTTTCTCCAGGTGGCGCCGGTATATGCGCACCGATCGATTCCTTGTCGGTGCATTCAGAACCACCTCTACGATGAATAGAGCCAGCTGAAAGCTCGTAACCGTCATCAACAACGTACTCGAAGGAACCGATAGAATACGATCTCTGTCCATCACCACCACCGGAATCGGAACCTCCACGCCGTTGACTTACACTGCCGATCTCAATCCGAAAACTACCGCTATGACGTAGCTCATTTTCGCCGCGTGTATCCGAATTTTCCACCGCTAACACTTTACTGAGCACATCAGCGTCAGTAGGATAAACAGTAGACCTACAGAGAGGACAAGTTTGGTTTGTTACAAGCCACGCGTCTATACAACTGCTGTGAAAAGCGTGACAACACAGCGGTAGCAGACGCAACTGATCGTCCGGTTCAAATTTCGATAAACAAACAGCACAGTCCACACCAGTCAAATTTCCAGTAACAGAACCGAACCTAAAAAGCGGTAACGAATCAAGCAACTTGTCATCCTCCAAACTCCGCTGATTCTCCATATAACGATTCCCCGTAACCGCCGCCGCAGCAGAATGCGTTACAACGTCATCAGCCGCAGCGTATGTACGGAAGGAACGGTGGAACCGCCGCGAGAGCACGCGGAGGATGAGGTATATAGAAGCAGAAACGATAATAGCAGAGGCAATGACGATTATTACTATCATGAACGAagcagatgatgatgatgaagaagaagaaggtgaagGAGTTTGATCATTGATTACTGCAGTGTTAGCAACTACAGGTTGTTGAGGTTGAGTAATGGCGGTGTTGGGAGTAGCTCCACCGTTGCCGGTAGGGGTGAAAGGCATAGGGAGCGGCGGAGGCTGAGGGAAAAAGGCGGACATTTTGTCGAGATTCGAGGAGGAAATGGAGATGGAAATGCGTAGGGGGTAATAAATAAGGTGATGAGAAAGAGCGGGGTATTTAAGAGAAAAGCGATAAAAGAAGAGAAGATATGTTGTGTCTTGCCTTGTGTTTAATGTGGCTTTGGTTCGACGTTGGGAGGATATTTAAGTGATTTTAAGTGATCCATGGTATAAGCAATAAAGGGCtaccaattttaaaattaatttattttacctatgacattaataattattttaaaattataatattattttattcatattaaagatggataataactattttttcaactaaACGAGTCATAAGTACAATATTATGGTGGTAGTATTAATTTAGGCCTGTTTGGATATGATTTTAGtgattcaaaatcatattaatttaaagtttaaattttatttgatatatcatttgaattatttaaagttagtattttttttcaaacacttaaaagcctcacaattgtcaaaaattatcaaaatttttccAACTTCTGTgcaaaattataattcataaataaaatatcaagatatATTAAAACTtcacattaataaattatatatcttcATATTCTTTTTGTAtttgata is a genomic window containing:
- the LOC107857193 gene encoding E3 ubiquitin-protein ligase ATL4; this encodes MSAFFPQPPPLPMPFTPTGNGGATPNTAITQPQQPVVANTAVINDQTPSPSSSSSSSSASFMIVIIVIASAIIVSASIYLILRVLSRRFHRSFRTYAAADDVVTHSAAAAVTGNRYMENQRSLEDDKLLDSLPLFRFGSVTGNLTGVDCAVCLSKFEPDDQLRLLPLCCHAFHSSCIDAWLVTNQTCPLCRSTVYPTDADVLSKVLAVENSDTRGENELRHSGSFRIEIGSVSQRRGGSDSGGGDGQRSYSIGSFEYVVDDGYELSAGSIHRRGGSECTDKESIGAHIPAPPGESIASDVSGGGRSWLRDYVDRIASLSISSRSMSLRSSGRFFNGSSRRSEAVVPIDDLEAGRIGEEISELFRWLSGV